TTGGGTAATCAACAGTTCCAAAAACATGCGAGTGAAGATATTCAGTAAGTAAACCATCACTGCGGAGGGGCTTGACTCCGGAAACCCCTTCTTTAAGGCTTCGGATTATATCTGCTTTGGCGTGGCCTATCGGGGTGATTGCTGAACATCCGGTAATAACGACTCTTCGTTCCATTGAAAAGGCCTGGTTATTTTTTTCGATCAGCGACTATAGCTTCGACATAATCTAAAATATCGTTGATAGTTCTGATCTCCATGGCTTTTTCTTTCTCTGCTCTGGAGAGAGTGTAACCAAGTATTTTTTCGATTTCGCCCAATAATTCAATGGCATCAATACTGTCAAAGCCATGGTCGTCTCGGAGGTTGTCTTCTAACCCAGGATTTTCAAACTCAAATAACTCTTCGAAAATCTGTAATATTTTAGCCTGTATTTCAGCTCTATTCATGATATGTGGATTTATTGATATGTTATTATGTTGAACCGGTCAAAAAAGTTCACTGACAGGTCATTTCTAAGTCACTAAAAAGAAAAACCAACCATAAGATTACTTGAATTCAATGGAACATTGGGCTCTCTCTGTCCGCCATTTGAAACATGGCTGAAGCGATATTCGATCTTGAGGTTACGTGACAAGCCGGCATCAAATTCAGCCCCTACTCCAAACATATATGTGCCATTAACATCTTTGGACATGCCCGGAATATCTGCATCGATGTAAACGGGACCTCCTCCAGCCAGCAAATATGGATTGTAGCCGGTATGCAGGTCTGTAAAAGACCAGAGTCCTATAAAATTAATACCAGTCATTACACCGCTATCAGGGGCAAAAATATAATGAACCGGCACTTCACATCTGACGGAATGATACCCCTTCAACCATGAAGGGCCAAACTCCTCAGACAACACCCTTTCGTAACTGCCCGCCAGATAAATAGACTCAACCCAAACCTCCGTTTGGCCTAAGTTGGTGTGGGTGAAACTATAGCCGCCCATGGCGTTCCATTTTGAATCACCCATTTCTGCTTCTGCAGCTGGGGTGAAAGACAAAC
This genomic interval from Desulfobulbaceae bacterium contains the following:
- a CDS encoding acyl carrier protein, whose product is MNRAEIQAKILQIFEELFEFENPGLEDNLRDDHGFDSIDAIELLGEIEKILGYTLSRAEKEKAMEIRTINDILDYVEAIVADRKK
- a CDS encoding acyloxyacyl hydrolase; translated protein: MGDSKWNAMGGYSFTHTNLGQTEVWVESIYLAGSYERVLSEEFGPSWLKGYHSVRCEVPVHYIFAPDSGVMTGINFIGLWSFTDLHTGYNPYLLAGGGPVYIDADIPGMSKDVNGTYMFGVGAEFDAGLSRNLKIEYRFSHVSNGGQREPNVPLNSSNLMVGFSF